From a region of the Impatiens glandulifera chromosome 4, dImpGla2.1, whole genome shotgun sequence genome:
- the LOC124936774 gene encoding lipid droplet phospholipase 1-like: protein MENGRLETDVCSSETANGGRNLWSCDVSDASLPDHLVVMVHGILGSADDWKFGAELFVHKLPDKLFVHCSERNVAKRTLDGVDIMGERLTEEVLEVIKQKPYLQKISFVTHSVGGLVARYAIGKLFRPLPVEITNDITGQPREELFLNGTIGGLEPMNFVTVATPHLGSRGNKQVPFLFGVTAIEKVAGHVIHWIFRRTGRHLFLTDKDEGKPPLLRQMVEDHGDNLFMSALYSFKRRVAYANVGYDHIVGWRTSSIRRDNELPNWEQSLNEKYPHIVYEEFCKALDVREDVSAYECSDKIEEELVTYISRVSWEKVDVSFHNSRLRSAAHSLIQVKDQNMHSEGADVIQHMIDHLIL, encoded by the exons ATGGAGAACGGTAGACTTGAAACCGACGTATGTTCATCAGAAACCGCGAATGGAGGTAGAAACTTATGGAGCTGTGATGTGTCCGACGCTTCTTTACCCGATCATCTGGTTGTGATGGTTCATGGAATTCTCGGAAG TGCTGACGATTGGAAGTTCGGAGCTGAGCTATTTGTGCACAAGCTACCTGATAAACTATTTGTTCATT GTAGTGAGCGAAATGTTGCTAAGCGTACATTAGATGGTGTGGATATAATGGGTGAACGGTTGACAGAAGAG GTCCTTGAGGTGATTAAACAGAAGCCATACCTGCAGAAGATTTCTTTTGTTACGCACTCTGTTGGAGGATTGGTAGCAAGATATGCAATTGGAAAACTGTTTAGACCTCTGCCTGTAGAAATAACCAATGATATAACAGGTCAACCCCGTGAAGAACTATTTCTTAACGGTACAATAGGAGGTCTAGAGCCAATGAACTTTGTCACTGTTGCTACGCCACATCTTGGTTCGAGGGGAAATAAGCAG GTACCCTTTCTATTTGGTGTTACTGCCATCGAGAAAGTGGCTGGTCATGTTATTCATTGGATTTTTAGGAGAACAGGAAGGCATCTTTTTCTTACCGATAAGGATGAAGGGAAGCCTCCATTATTGAGACAGATGGTTGAAGATCATGGAGATAATTTATTCAT GTCTGCCTTATATTCTTTTAAACGTCGAGTGGCATATGCTAATGTTGGTTATGACC ATATAGTTGGTTGGAGGACATCATCAATTAGACGTGATAATGAACTTCCAAAT TGGGAGCAGTCTTTGAATGAGAAGTATCCTCACATTGTATATGAAGAATTCTGTAAAGCTTTGGATGTTCGGGAAGATGTTTCTGCCTATGAATGCTCAGACAAGATAGAAG AGGAACTTGTAACTTATATATCACGGGTGTCATGGGAAAAGGTTGATGTCAGCTTCCATAATAGCAGACTGAGGTCTGCTGCCCATAGTTTAATCCAG GTGAAAgatcaaaacatgcattcagAAGGAGCAGATGTGATACAACATATGATAGATCATCTCATTCTTTAG